A segment of the Lolium perenne isolate Kyuss_39 chromosome 3, Kyuss_2.0, whole genome shotgun sequence genome:
cctcctccgaacttcaacgaggccggccgtccgctgtggtggcgcggccggactctccagggcgtcatggcctaccgtggcccccgcctgcgctaccctcagtcccagcccacgcgtgctcacccgccgacgttcgagtaccgcgaccccgatgccagcgacgatgatgacggcgactacgacgactacagtggcgactacgacgactacagtggcgactactacagggctaggcacgagtatgactgaatgactccaacagtagaatttggccatgtatctttaattttcagttaagctatgtacttttaattcgagttcactcgtaataaaattttatttccgccctttctttcccgccttttttctcccacgcgcggcgtcgtggcgggaaagtttcccgcgcgacgtcgtatgtggcgggaaactttcccgcgcggacggcatcgtggcgggagtaaagaaaacaaatagaaaagaaatataaaagaaaaggaaagaaaagaaatagaaaataaaaagaaaagcaatagaaaataataaaaagaaaagaaatagaaaataaaagaaaaagaaacagaaaagtaaaaaagaaacagaaaagtaaaaaaagcaacagaaaagaaaaaataaatagaaaagaaaaggaaagaaatgaaatagaaaagaaaaagaaaagcaatagaaaacaataaaaagaaaaaaaatagaaaataaaagaaaaagaaacagaaaagtaaaaagaaacagcaaagaaaaaacaatagaaaagaaaaggaaagaaaagaaatagaaaagcaatagaaaataataaaaagaaaagaaatagaaaataaaagaaaaagaaacagaaaagtaaaaaagaaacagaaaagtaaaaaagaaacagaaaagataaaaagaaaaagaaaaactaaaaaaaagatttggtaccggttggtggcaccaaccggtagaaaggtctttcgtaccggttggtggcaccaaccggtaccaaaggcccTCTCCCAGTTATCACTTAGGCTCGTGGCAAAACTTTGCCAAATTCAACAGCTCCTCCGCGCGCAGACAGGCCCGAGCTCGCCGTCGCCCGCGTCGTCGCCCGCAGCTACTGccgtagccgccgccgtcgccatcgccggctccacgcgccgccgccgtcgtcgttgcCCGCAGCAGCAGGCCACCGTCGCGCGCAGCAACAGGCcgggtcgccgtcgtcgccgcgtcGCCCGCCGCTCTCCACCTCTCCCCGCGCCGGCAACCGAGGTGAGCACCCTCCTCTCCCtcctcgcctcgcctccctcgcgtcgcctccctgGCCGCCGCGCGCCTCGCCGGGAGGAGCCCGCGCGCGTCGGCGCCGCGCCACGGTCGCCGCCGGCCTCGCCTCACGCACGCCCGCCGCATGCTCGACGaaatgccgcgccgccgcctctctTACAGGTCGGTGCGGCCCAGCGCGGCGTTCGCCGTGGTCGACCTCGCCCGCCTTCGCTCCGTGCGGGTCACCCGGGGACCGCCCGCCACCGCGTGGGTGGACTCCGGCGCGACGCTCGGGGAGCTCTACCACGCCGTCGGGAGGGCCAGCGGCCGTCTCGCGTTCCCGGCGGGCCTGTGCCCGACGGTGGGCATTGGCGGGCACCTCAGCGGCGGCGGCTTCGGCATGCTCCTTCGCAAGCACAGCCTCGCCGCCGACCACGTCGTGGATGCCGTGCTGGTAGATGCCAAGGGGCGGCTCCTGGACAGGACCTCCATGGGGCGCGACGTCTTCTGGGCCAtccgtggcggcggcggtggagggagCTTCGGCATCGTGCTGTCGTGGAAGGTGAAGCTCGTGCCCGTGCCGCCGACGGTTACGGTGTTCACCGTTGCCAAGTCCGTCGAGGAGGGCGCCGTAGACATCCTTGCCAAGTGGACAGGTGGCCAGCTTCCAGTCCCTGTACCTGGGCACCTGCGACGCGGGCTGGCTGGGACGATGCCGACGGTGTTGGCGGGGCGGCAGAGTTGGTTGCGGAGGCACTGCATGACTGACGAGAACGAAGCGCACATGCGCGCGCTCGCGTGTTTGTTGCCGGCGTGTTCATTATGATGCAGGCGCTATGAGTGTACGAGTGTCGCGGtatgcggtgatgatggcgtcgcggCGCGTGATGGCATCGCGGTAGGCGGTGTTCTTGTTCTTAGTTTGCTACATTTTTAGCAGGAATCTAACATTATCTTAAGCCCCTTAATTAATTTCAAGTCATTGTTCAAGATTTCTTGTTCTTATGCTAGATGGCTATTCAAATAACTAGAATGGAAAATGGGCAAATCGCAAACGAGCAGCAATATGATGCCATTGCATTATCACTAGGTGTTCCGGCACTCTATGGTTTCGCCATTAATCGGtatacatagagagaagagcgagaggaggagcgccgagtgttagggttagggtccgtagcggtgccgagtccaTGGCGGTGcagccgcgacatagagagaagagcgagaggaggagcgccgagtgttagggttagggtctgtagcggtgccgagtccgtggcggtgccgccgcgacagagagagaagagcgagaggagg
Coding sequences within it:
- the LOC127340570 gene encoding berberine bridge enzyme-like Cyn d 4; this translates as MPRRRLSYRSVRPSAAFAVVDLARLRSVRVTRGPPATAWVDSGATLGELYHAVGRASGRLAFPAGLCPTVGIGGHLSGGGFGMLLRKHSLAADHVVDAVLVDAKGRLLDRTSMGRDVFWAIRGGGGGGSFGIVLSWKVKLVPVPPTVTVFTVAKSVEEGAVDILAKWTGGQLPVPVPGHLRRGLAGTMPTVLAGRQSWLRRHCMTDENEAHMRALACLLPACSL